From the Macaca nemestrina isolate mMacNem1 chromosome 7, mMacNem.hap1, whole genome shotgun sequence genome, one window contains:
- the LOC105488350 gene encoding large ribosomal subunit protein mL46 isoform X1, which produces MAAPVRRTLLGVAGSWRRLERLWAGSVSFRSLALAAAPSRNGSPWRLLGALCLQRPPLVSKPLTPLQEEMASLLQQIEIERSVYSDHELRALDENQRLAKKKADLYDEQDEQDILLVQDLEDMWEQTFLQFKLGARITEADEKNDRTSLNRKLDRNLVLLVREKLGDQDVWILPQAEWQPGETLRGTAERTLATLSENNMEAKFLGNAPCGHYKFKFPQAVQTESNLGAKVFFFKALLLTGDFSQAGNKGQHVWVTKDELGDYLKPKYLAQVRRFLSDL; this is translated from the exons ATGGCGGCGCCCGTAAGGCGGACGCTGTTAGGGGTGGCGGGGAGCTGGCGGCGGTTAGAGAGGCTCTGGGCCGGTAGTGTAAGCTTTCGCAGCCTGGCTCTTGCAGCCGCACCCTCAAGGAACGGATCCCCATGGCGCCTGTTGGGCGCGTTGTGCCTGCAGCGGCCCCCTCTAGTCTCCAAGCCGTTGACCCCATTGCAGGAAGAGATGGCGTCTCTACTGCAGCAG ATTGAGATAGAGAGAAGCGTGTATTCAGACCATGAGCTTCGTGCTCTGGATGAAAACCAGCGATTGGCAAAGAAGAAAGCCGACCTTTATGATGAACAAGATGAACAGGATATATTGCTGGTGCAAGATTTGGAAGACATGTGGGAGCAGACATTTCTACAGTTCAAACTTGGAGCTCGCATAACAG AAGCTGATGAAAAGAATGACCGAACATCCCTGAACCGGAAGCTAGACAGGAACCTTGTCCTGTTAGTCAGAGAGAAACTTGGAGACCAGGATGTTTGGATACTGCCCCAGGCAGAGTGGCAGCCTGGGGAGACCCTTCGAGGAACAGCTGAACGAACCCTGGCAACCCTCTCAG aAAACAACATGGAAGCCAAGTTCCTAGGAAATGCACCTTGTGGGCACTACAAATTCAAGTTCCCCCAGGCAGTGCAGACAGAGAGTAACCTCGGGGCCAAGGTGTTCTTCTTCAAAGCACTGCTATTAACTGGAGACTTTTCCCAGGCCGGGAATAAGGGCCAACATGTGTGGGTCACTAAGGACGAGCTTGGTGACTATTTGAAACCAAAATACCTGGCCCAAGTTAGGAGGTTTCTTTCGGACCTCTGA
- the LOC105488350 gene encoding large ribosomal subunit protein mL46 isoform X2, whose translation MAAPVRRTLLGVAGSWRRLERLWAGSVSFRSLALAAAPSRNGSPWRLLGALCLQRPPLVSKPLTPLQEEMASLLQQIEIERSVYSDHELRALDENQRLAKKKADLYDEQDEQDILLVQDLEDMWEQTFLQFKLGARITEADEKNDRTSLNRKLDRNLVLLVREKLGDQDVWILPQAEWQPGETLRGTAERTLATLSVFLRDGISRGRINGSKVCTLQFLKTTWKPSS comes from the exons ATGGCGGCGCCCGTAAGGCGGACGCTGTTAGGGGTGGCGGGGAGCTGGCGGCGGTTAGAGAGGCTCTGGGCCGGTAGTGTAAGCTTTCGCAGCCTGGCTCTTGCAGCCGCACCCTCAAGGAACGGATCCCCATGGCGCCTGTTGGGCGCGTTGTGCCTGCAGCGGCCCCCTCTAGTCTCCAAGCCGTTGACCCCATTGCAGGAAGAGATGGCGTCTCTACTGCAGCAG ATTGAGATAGAGAGAAGCGTGTATTCAGACCATGAGCTTCGTGCTCTGGATGAAAACCAGCGATTGGCAAAGAAGAAAGCCGACCTTTATGATGAACAAGATGAACAGGATATATTGCTGGTGCAAGATTTGGAAGACATGTGGGAGCAGACATTTCTACAGTTCAAACTTGGAGCTCGCATAACAG AAGCTGATGAAAAGAATGACCGAACATCCCTGAACCGGAAGCTAGACAGGAACCTTGTCCTGTTAGTCAGAGAGAAACTTGGAGACCAGGATGTTTGGATACTGCCCCAGGCAGAGTGGCAGCCTGGGGAGACCCTTCGAGGAACAGCTGAACGAACCCTGGCAACCCTCTCAG TATTTCTGCGAGATGGAATTTCTAGAGGTAGAATTAATGGTTCAAAGGTGTGCACACTTCAGTTTTTG aAAACAACATGGAAGCCAAGTTCCTAG